Proteins from one Catenuloplanes atrovinosus genomic window:
- a CDS encoding DsbA family protein has translation MEHVFGNVDAPVTVLEYGDYQCPYCAGAAPVLRRLVEESDGQVRLIFRNFPLYEIHEYALTAALAAESTTAAGVFWDMHHVLFKKQDRLEDAFLRHYAEAVGADPDLATGDAAQQFAPKVQRDYAAGVESGIGGTPSLLINDTPYEGRIELAELRRATSLTLRRA, from the coding sequence ATGGAGCATGTGTTCGGGAACGTGGACGCGCCCGTGACGGTGTTGGAGTACGGCGACTACCAGTGCCCGTACTGCGCGGGCGCGGCCCCGGTGCTGCGCCGCCTGGTCGAGGAGTCGGACGGCCAGGTCCGCCTGATCTTCCGCAACTTCCCGCTCTACGAGATCCACGAGTACGCGCTGACCGCCGCGCTCGCCGCCGAGTCCACCACCGCCGCCGGCGTCTTCTGGGACATGCACCACGTGCTGTTCAAGAAGCAGGACCGGCTGGAGGACGCGTTCCTGCGCCACTACGCGGAGGCGGTCGGCGCGGACCCCGACCTGGCCACCGGCGACGCCGCCCAGCAGTTCGCCCCCAAGGTCCAGCGGGACTACGCGGCCGGCGTCGAGTCCGGCATCGGCGGCACTCCCAGCCTCCTGATCAACGACACGCCCTACGAGGGCCGGATCGAGCTGGCCGAGCTCCGCCGCGCCACCAGCCTCACGCTCCGCCGCGCCTGA
- a CDS encoding APC family permease: MKRLNIRYGTALLLGGVLGPGVLVLPQLGAAVAGPASILAWAALLLLSAPVAITFAVLGMRYPDGGGVAAFARRAFGERTAAVVGAWFYGVIPLGTFAGALVGAEAAAAALGLGGGVALLGAVLLMAAAFAANAAGLRTSGRVQMWLLLLLVGLLGTAIVTAGAHARAAHFVPFAPHGAGGVAAAVGVLLFAFVGWEAASHLSADFADGRRVLMRSTQGALAIVGVLYLALSVVTIGVLGPRAADPGALVALLETGIGPAARPIVAVAALLLSFGGINTYLAGAARLGAALARDGVLPRWFARGGEPGAVPLRSLGLLAAMAAACGVPVILLSLDLDFLLRVTAACLAAVTVVGTASAVRLLPAGRERRTALTATVLSAAALACCGPYLLAPLLLATATLLTVHPRPAAEETAEAGQADQADQARRSVRLVARRSSASSIRPS, encoded by the coding sequence ATGAAACGGCTCAACATTCGGTACGGGACGGCACTTCTGCTCGGCGGCGTACTCGGGCCCGGCGTGCTCGTGCTGCCGCAGCTGGGCGCGGCGGTCGCGGGACCGGCGTCGATCCTCGCCTGGGCCGCGCTGTTGCTGCTCAGCGCGCCGGTCGCGATCACGTTCGCGGTGCTCGGCATGCGGTACCCGGACGGTGGCGGCGTGGCGGCGTTCGCCCGGCGCGCGTTCGGTGAGCGGACCGCGGCGGTGGTGGGTGCCTGGTTCTACGGTGTCATCCCGCTCGGCACGTTCGCCGGTGCGCTGGTCGGCGCCGAGGCGGCGGCCGCGGCGCTCGGGCTGGGCGGTGGCGTGGCGCTGCTCGGCGCGGTGCTGCTGATGGCGGCGGCGTTCGCGGCCAACGCGGCGGGGCTGCGCACGTCCGGGCGCGTACAGATGTGGCTGCTCCTGCTCCTGGTGGGGCTGCTCGGCACCGCGATCGTGACCGCCGGGGCGCACGCGCGGGCCGCGCACTTCGTCCCGTTCGCGCCGCACGGGGCCGGTGGGGTGGCTGCGGCAGTCGGCGTGCTGCTGTTCGCGTTCGTCGGCTGGGAGGCGGCCAGCCACCTGTCCGCGGACTTCGCGGACGGCCGCCGCGTCCTGATGCGGTCCACCCAGGGTGCGCTCGCCATCGTCGGCGTGCTCTACCTGGCGCTGTCCGTGGTGACCATCGGCGTGCTCGGCCCGCGCGCCGCCGATCCGGGCGCGCTGGTGGCGCTGCTGGAGACCGGGATCGGGCCGGCCGCGCGCCCGATCGTGGCGGTGGCGGCGCTGCTGCTGAGCTTCGGCGGGATCAACACCTACCTGGCCGGCGCGGCGCGGCTCGGCGCGGCGCTGGCCCGGGACGGCGTGCTGCCGCGCTGGTTCGCCCGGGGCGGCGAGCCGGGCGCGGTGCCGCTGCGCAGCCTCGGGCTGCTCGCGGCGATGGCGGCGGCCTGCGGCGTACCGGTGATCCTGCTGAGCCTGGATCTGGACTTTCTGCTGCGGGTGACGGCCGCCTGCCTCGCCGCCGTCACCGTCGTCGGCACCGCCTCGGCGGTCCGGCTGCTGCCGGCCGGCCGCGAGCGCCGCACCGCGCTGACCGCGACGGTGCTCTCCGCGGCCGCGCTGGCCTGCTGCGGCCCCTACCTGCTGGCGCCGCTGCTCCTGGCCACCGCCACGCTGCTCACCGTGCACCCGCGCCCGGCCGCCGAGGAGACGGCCGAGGCGGGCCAGGCGGATCAGGCGGATCAGGCGCGGCGGAGCGTGAGGCTGGTGGCGCGGCGGAGCTCGGCCAGCTCGATCCGGCCCTCGTAG
- a CDS encoding Lrp/AsnC family transcriptional regulator, with the protein MDELDSALIRLLQSDARLSNRELARRLGIAPSTCLERVRALTRRGVIRGYHADIDPIALGRGVQAMVSVQVRPLSRDVITTFKAAASDMPEVLSVFVLAGGDDFLLHVAVPDLDALHAFLLDHLSKRREITGFRTSMIFQQMQNQTPEPLLRPDRLPPG; encoded by the coding sequence ATGGACGAATTGGATTCGGCGTTGATCCGGCTTCTCCAGTCGGATGCGCGGTTGTCGAACCGGGAACTGGCTCGTCGGCTCGGCATCGCACCCTCGACCTGCCTGGAGCGGGTGCGCGCCCTCACCCGCCGCGGCGTGATCCGCGGCTACCACGCCGACATCGACCCGATCGCGCTCGGCCGCGGCGTACAGGCCATGGTCTCCGTCCAGGTCCGCCCGCTGAGCCGCGACGTGATCACCACCTTCAAGGCCGCCGCCAGCGACATGCCCGAGGTCCTGAGCGTCTTCGTCCTCGCCGGCGGCGACGACTTCCTCCTCCACGTCGCGGTCCCCGACCTCGACGCCCTGCACGCCTTCCTCCTCGACCACCTCAGCAAACGCCGCGAAATCACCGGCTTCCGCACCTCCATGATCTTCCAGCAGATGCAGAACCAAACCCCCGAACCCCTCCTCCGCCCCGACCGCCTCCCCCCTGGATGA
- the nhaA gene encoding Na+/H+ antiporter NhaA — MTAPPRPGPALRFSTPTLNPALRSFLSNEAGSGAALLIGTVLAIIWANSPWWESYFALWHTHVSLHVGGWALEMDLHHVINDAAMAVFFLVLGLEISREAVSGELRDRRTMLVPTLGAIGGMILPIAIFLAINPSGEAAHGWGVVMSTDTAFVLGVLALFGPRCPDQLRVFLLTLAVVDDIGAIGVLAVFYTDTVRLGPLLVAAVLLGVVLLLRWLGVWRLAPYVILTIAMWIAVYESGVHPTLAGVLIGLSISAKPASQEQIRRIPLYGRALMESQSAERVQLAILQASATVSASERMERRLHPWSAYLVIPAFGLANAGVHLTGDVLREAILSPLTIGVIVALVAGNTAGIFGASWLALRTGLGVLPGRVRYSHLLGGSILAGMGFTISLFITDLAFDDERLRDQAKIGILAGSFIAAVVGAWVIRWMGERSPLCSPSSDGPPPLPPLPWLAPVPPNLPGPPSGFGIPSDVRDTLPSATSPMLVGARPPASAASGAPDAPSDALFSPDRTAPTDPPERCEPADSPTPPEAVKEP, encoded by the coding sequence GTGACCGCACCACCTCGCCCCGGACCTGCACTGCGATTCTCGACTCCGACGCTCAACCCGGCCCTCCGGTCGTTCCTGAGCAACGAGGCCGGCAGCGGCGCCGCACTCCTGATCGGCACCGTGCTGGCCATCATCTGGGCGAACTCCCCCTGGTGGGAGTCGTACTTCGCGCTCTGGCACACCCACGTCTCGCTGCACGTCGGCGGCTGGGCGCTGGAGATGGACCTCCACCACGTCATCAACGACGCCGCGATGGCCGTCTTCTTCCTGGTCCTCGGCCTGGAGATCAGCCGCGAGGCGGTCTCCGGCGAACTGCGCGACCGCCGCACCATGCTCGTCCCCACGCTGGGCGCGATCGGCGGCATGATCCTGCCGATCGCCATCTTCCTGGCCATCAACCCGTCCGGCGAGGCCGCGCACGGGTGGGGCGTGGTCATGTCCACGGACACCGCGTTCGTGCTCGGCGTGCTCGCGCTGTTCGGCCCCCGCTGCCCCGACCAGCTCCGCGTCTTCCTGCTCACACTCGCGGTCGTCGACGACATCGGCGCGATCGGCGTGCTGGCCGTCTTCTACACCGACACCGTGCGCCTCGGCCCGCTGCTGGTCGCCGCCGTACTGCTCGGCGTGGTCCTGCTGCTGCGCTGGCTCGGCGTGTGGCGGCTCGCGCCATACGTGATCCTCACCATCGCGATGTGGATAGCGGTCTACGAGTCCGGCGTCCACCCCACCCTGGCCGGCGTGCTGATCGGCCTCTCCATCTCCGCGAAGCCCGCCTCCCAGGAACAGATCCGGCGCATCCCGCTCTACGGCCGCGCGCTGATGGAGTCGCAGAGCGCGGAACGCGTCCAGCTGGCCATCCTCCAGGCCTCCGCGACCGTCAGCGCCAGCGAACGGATGGAACGACGGCTGCACCCCTGGTCGGCGTACCTGGTCATCCCCGCCTTCGGCCTCGCCAACGCGGGCGTCCACCTCACCGGCGACGTTCTCCGCGAGGCGATCCTGTCACCGCTGACCATCGGCGTGATCGTCGCGCTGGTCGCCGGCAACACCGCCGGCATCTTCGGCGCCTCCTGGCTCGCCCTGCGCACCGGCCTCGGCGTGCTCCCCGGCCGCGTCCGCTACAGCCACCTGCTCGGCGGCTCCATCCTCGCCGGCATGGGCTTCACCATCTCCCTGTTCATCACCGACCTCGCCTTCGACGACGAACGCCTCCGCGACCAGGCCAAAATCGGCATCCTGGCCGGCTCCTTCATCGCCGCCGTGGTCGGCGCCTGGGTCATCCGCTGGATGGGCGAACGCTCCCCCCTCTGCTCCCCCTCCAGCGACGGCCCACCCCCACTGCCGCCACTGCCGTGGCTCGCCCCGGTGCCGCCCAACCTGCCGGGCCCGCCATCCGGCTTCGGCATCCCGTCGGACGTCCGCGACACGCTCCCGTCGGCGACCTCCCCGATGCTGGTCGGGGCCCGGCCCCCGGCATCGGCCGCCTCCGGCGCACCGGATGCGCCCTCGGACGCCCTGTTCAGCCCGGACCGGACCGCACCCACCGATCCGCCGGAACGATGCGAACCCGCCGACTCGCCGACACCGCCGGAGGCGGTGAAAGAACCCTAA
- the gndA gene encoding NADP-dependent phosphogluconate dehydrogenase — MSEEKTGKAQIGVTGLAVMGRNLARNLARNGFTVAVHNRSPERTRTLVADHGDEGTFIPGETLEEFVASLERPRAVIVMVKAGGPTDAVIDELVPLLEEGDIVIDCGNAHFADTRRREEALRAKGLHFVGTGVSGGEEGALLGPSIMPGGSPESYTKLGPMFEAISAKVDGVPCCVHVGPDGAGHFVKMVHNGIEYADMQLIAEAYDLLREGLNASPAEIGEIFETWNQGDLESFLIEITAQVLKHTDAETGKGFVDIVQDQAEQKGTGRWTVQSALDLGVPITGIAEATFARSLSGHADQRAAAVRAFGSDTASLEVKDRDQFIEDVRRALYASKVVAYAQGFDQIQAGSEEYSWGIDPGAMATIWRGGCIIRARFLNRIREAYDADPKLPSLLVAPYFAEAVQGGVESWRRVVADSARAGIPTPAFSSSLAYYDGLRRDRLPAALIQGLRDNFGAHTYRRVDKEGSFHTQWAGDRSESPA, encoded by the coding sequence ATGAGCGAAGAGAAGACCGGCAAGGCGCAGATCGGGGTCACCGGCCTTGCCGTGATGGGGCGCAACCTGGCGCGCAACCTCGCCCGCAACGGTTTCACGGTCGCCGTGCACAACCGCTCGCCCGAGCGCACCCGCACCCTGGTCGCGGACCACGGCGACGAGGGCACGTTCATCCCCGGCGAGACGCTGGAGGAGTTCGTCGCCTCGCTGGAGCGCCCGCGCGCCGTGATCGTCATGGTCAAGGCCGGCGGCCCGACCGACGCGGTCATCGACGAGTTGGTGCCGCTGCTCGAAGAGGGCGACATCGTGATCGACTGCGGCAACGCGCACTTCGCGGACACCCGTCGCCGCGAGGAGGCGCTGCGCGCCAAGGGCCTGCACTTCGTGGGTACGGGCGTGAGCGGCGGCGAGGAGGGCGCGCTGCTCGGCCCGAGCATCATGCCCGGCGGCTCCCCGGAGTCGTACACCAAGCTCGGCCCGATGTTCGAGGCGATCTCCGCCAAGGTGGACGGCGTGCCCTGCTGCGTGCACGTCGGCCCGGACGGCGCCGGCCACTTCGTGAAGATGGTCCACAACGGCATCGAGTACGCGGACATGCAGCTCATCGCGGAGGCGTACGACCTGCTCCGCGAGGGTCTGAACGCGTCGCCGGCGGAGATCGGCGAGATCTTCGAGACGTGGAACCAGGGCGACCTGGAGTCGTTCCTGATCGAGATCACCGCGCAGGTGCTCAAGCACACCGACGCGGAGACCGGCAAGGGCTTCGTCGACATCGTGCAGGACCAGGCGGAGCAGAAGGGCACCGGCCGCTGGACCGTGCAGTCCGCGCTCGACCTCGGCGTGCCGATCACCGGCATCGCGGAGGCCACGTTCGCCCGCTCGCTCTCCGGCCACGCGGACCAGCGCGCGGCCGCGGTCCGCGCGTTCGGCTCGGACACCGCCTCGCTCGAGGTCAAGGACCGCGACCAGTTCATCGAGGACGTGCGGCGCGCGCTGTACGCGTCGAAGGTGGTCGCCTACGCGCAGGGCTTCGACCAGATCCAGGCCGGCTCGGAGGAGTACTCCTGGGGCATCGACCCGGGCGCGATGGCCACGATCTGGCGCGGCGGCTGCATCATCCGGGCGCGCTTCCTGAACCGTATCCGGGAGGCCTACGACGCCGACCCGAAGCTGCCGTCGCTGCTGGTCGCGCCGTACTTCGCGGAGGCGGTGCAGGGTGGCGTGGAGTCGTGGCGGCGGGTCGTGGCGGACTCGGCGCGCGCGGGCATCCCGACGCCGGCGTTCTCGTCCTCGCTGGCCTACTACGACGGCCTGCGCCGCGACCGGCTGCCGGCCGCGCTGATCCAGGGCCTGCGCGACAACTTCGGCGCGCACACGTACCGGCGGGTGGACAAGGAGGGCTCGTTCCACACGCAGTGGGCGGGCGACCGGTCCGAGTCCCCGGCCTGA
- a CDS encoding Lrp/AsnC family transcriptional regulator, producing the protein MIDELDARILRTFDEDPRIGVLEASRRLGVARGTVQARLDRLTARGVITSFAPSVSPAALGFEVTAFVTLEIRQDAGHDAVAAHLAGIPQVLEAHTVTGTADLLLRVVARSNADLQRVIDRIVAVPAIERSASVIALKTQIPYRVMPLIGVSAAP; encoded by the coding sequence ATGATCGACGAGCTGGACGCGCGCATCCTGAGGACGTTCGACGAGGACCCGCGGATCGGCGTGCTGGAGGCGTCCCGGCGGCTCGGCGTGGCGCGCGGCACCGTGCAGGCGCGGCTGGACCGGCTGACCGCGCGCGGCGTGATCACCTCGTTCGCGCCGTCCGTGTCGCCGGCCGCGCTCGGCTTCGAGGTGACCGCGTTCGTGACGCTGGAGATCCGGCAGGACGCCGGGCACGACGCGGTCGCGGCGCACCTGGCCGGCATCCCGCAGGTGCTGGAGGCGCACACCGTCACCGGCACCGCGGACCTGTTGCTGCGCGTGGTCGCGCGCAGCAACGCGGACCTCCAGCGGGTGATCGACCGGATCGTGGCGGTGCCGGCGATCGAGCGCTCGGCGAGCGTGATCGCGCTGAAGACGCAAATCCCGTACCGCGTGATGCCGTTGATCGGGGTGTCGGCCGCCCCGTGA
- the hppD gene encoding 4-hydroxyphenylpyruvate dioxygenase, with amino-acid sequence MTSAPLTDQERQAQLDADTLRQLVGLVEYDASRDPFPVTGWDAVVFVVGNATQTAHWYQSAFGMELVAYSGPETGNRDHKAFVLKSGSCRFVIKGGVAPDSPLLDHHRAHGDGVADIALEVPDVDRCVAQARAAGATVLEEPHDVTDSFGTVRLAAIAAYGDTRHSLVDRSAYTGPYLPGYVARSSAYIKRDGAPKRLFQALDHVVGNVELGRMDEWVNFYRRVMGFVNMAEFIGDDIATDYSALMSKVVANGNHRVKFPLNEPAVARKKSQIDEFLEFYGGPGAQHLALATNDILRTVDLMRAEGVEFLATPDSYYEDPSLRARIGEVRVPVEELQKRGILVDRDEDGYLLQIFTAPIGDRPTVFFELIERHGSLGFGKGNFKALFEAIEREQERRGNL; translated from the coding sequence GTGACCAGCGCACCGCTCACCGATCAGGAACGCCAGGCCCAGCTCGACGCCGACACCCTCCGGCAGCTCGTCGGGCTCGTGGAGTACGACGCCAGCCGCGACCCGTTCCCGGTCACCGGGTGGGACGCGGTCGTGTTCGTCGTCGGCAACGCCACCCAGACCGCGCACTGGTACCAGTCCGCGTTCGGCATGGAGCTGGTCGCGTACTCCGGCCCGGAGACCGGCAACCGCGACCACAAGGCGTTCGTGCTGAAGAGCGGCTCCTGCCGTTTCGTGATCAAGGGTGGCGTGGCGCCGGACAGCCCGCTGCTCGACCATCACCGCGCGCACGGCGACGGCGTGGCGGACATCGCGCTGGAGGTGCCGGACGTGGACCGGTGCGTGGCCCAGGCCCGCGCGGCCGGCGCGACCGTGCTGGAGGAGCCGCACGACGTCACCGACTCGTTCGGCACGGTCCGGCTGGCCGCGATCGCCGCCTACGGCGACACCCGTCACTCGCTGGTCGACCGCTCTGCTTACACCGGCCCCTACCTGCCCGGATACGTCGCACGCAGCTCTGCTTACATCAAGCGCGACGGCGCGCCGAAGCGGCTCTTCCAGGCGCTGGACCACGTGGTCGGCAACGTCGAGCTGGGCCGGATGGACGAGTGGGTGAACTTCTACCGCCGCGTGATGGGCTTCGTGAACATGGCGGAGTTCATCGGCGACGACATCGCCACCGACTACTCCGCGCTGATGAGCAAGGTGGTCGCGAACGGCAACCACCGGGTCAAGTTCCCGCTCAACGAGCCGGCCGTGGCCCGGAAGAAGTCGCAGATCGACGAGTTCCTGGAGTTCTACGGCGGGCCGGGCGCGCAGCACCTGGCGCTGGCCACGAACGACATCCTGCGTACGGTCGACCTGATGCGCGCCGAGGGCGTGGAGTTCCTGGCGACGCCGGACTCGTACTACGAGGACCCGTCGCTGCGCGCGCGGATCGGCGAGGTCCGGGTGCCGGTCGAGGAGCTGCAGAAGCGCGGCATCCTGGTCGATCGGGACGAGGACGGATACCTCCTGCAGATCTTCACCGCACCGATCGGCGACCGGCCCACGGTGTTCTTCGAGCTGATCGAGCGGCACGGATCGCTCGGCTTCGGCAAGGGCAACTTCAAGGCGCTGTTCGAGGCGATCGAGCGTGAGCAGGAGCGACGCGGGAACCTGTAG
- a CDS encoding GNAT family N-acetyltransferase — translation MSPILPDLTVRPGTEADLDAILQLIFASFHDPPDPALEAAQRAVCEPERSVVATDGELLAGHLGSFGRELTVPGGIVPAAHVTQVGVAPTHRRRGVLTALMRRHLTDAPEPVAALWASEGRIYPRYGYGLAAPHLTITAATREVRLPDGVPGRLRVGTPTALRAVLTEIYEAVRPHRPGWSSRPSAWWDYRHDDSAASRGGGTALRVVVREGPDGPDGYALWRVVDGDNPANPRISATLAVKEFVAASPAAYLDLWRFLFGIDLTARVTYHHAALDEPLLYLADDPGWLGTRWEHGLWIRLRDVPAALSARRYATPVDVVLELTDALLPANAGRWHLRGDLDGASCEHTSAPAALALDVRDLGAAYLGGTPLSALAGAGLIDERVPGAVAATSAALGWHRAPSMIETF, via the coding sequence ATGTCGCCCATCCTTCCCGATCTGACCGTGCGCCCCGGCACCGAGGCCGACCTGGACGCGATCCTCCAGTTGATCTTCGCGTCGTTCCACGATCCGCCGGACCCGGCGCTCGAGGCGGCGCAGCGGGCGGTCTGCGAGCCGGAGCGCTCCGTGGTCGCCACCGACGGCGAGTTGCTCGCCGGTCATCTGGGCTCGTTCGGCCGGGAGCTGACCGTGCCCGGCGGGATCGTCCCGGCCGCGCACGTGACGCAGGTGGGCGTGGCGCCGACGCACCGGCGGCGCGGCGTGCTGACCGCGCTGATGCGGCGACACCTGACGGACGCGCCGGAGCCGGTCGCGGCGCTGTGGGCGAGCGAGGGGCGGATCTATCCACGGTACGGGTACGGCCTGGCCGCGCCGCACCTGACGATCACCGCGGCCACCCGTGAGGTCCGGCTGCCGGACGGCGTACCCGGCCGGCTCCGGGTCGGCACGCCGACGGCGCTCCGCGCCGTGCTGACCGAGATCTACGAGGCGGTACGCCCGCACCGCCCCGGCTGGTCGAGCCGCCCGAGCGCGTGGTGGGACTATCGGCACGACGACTCGGCGGCGTCGCGCGGGGGCGGCACCGCGCTGCGGGTCGTGGTGCGCGAGGGCCCGGACGGCCCCGACGGTTACGCGCTCTGGCGCGTCGTCGACGGCGACAACCCGGCCAACCCGCGCATCTCCGCCACGCTGGCCGTGAAGGAGTTCGTCGCCGCGTCCCCCGCCGCGTACCTGGACCTGTGGCGGTTCCTGTTCGGCATCGACCTGACCGCGCGCGTCACGTACCACCACGCCGCGCTCGACGAGCCGCTGCTCTACTTGGCCGACGACCCCGGCTGGCTGGGCACCCGCTGGGAGCACGGCCTGTGGATCCGGCTCCGTGACGTACCGGCCGCGCTCTCCGCCCGCCGCTACGCCACCCCGGTCGACGTGGTGCTGGAGCTGACGGACGCGCTGCTCCCGGCCAATGCGGGCCGCTGGCACCTGCGCGGCGATCTGGACGGCGCCTCCTGCGAACACACCTCGGCCCCGGCCGCGCTCGCACTGGACGTGCGCGACCTCGGCGCCGCCTACCTCGGCGGTACGCCGCTGTCCGCGCTCGCCGGCGCGGGCCTGATCGACGAGCGGGTGCCGGGCGCGGTGGCGGCGACGAGCGCGGCTCTCGGCTGGCACCGCGCCCCCAGCATGATCGAAACCTTCTGA
- a CDS encoding ribose-5-phosphate isomerase — MRVYLGADHAGYELKVHLVNYLSKQGYEVVDVGPHVFDPEDDYPAFCLHTAARVVADPGSLGVVIGGSGNGEQIAANKVKGTRVGLAWNTETARLSREHNDANLVGIGARQHTLDEATAIVEAFLTTPFSNSERHSRRIAQVAAYETSGTLPDLPK; from the coding sequence ATGCGCGTTTATCTGGGAGCCGACCACGCCGGCTACGAGCTGAAGGTGCACCTCGTCAACTACCTGTCCAAGCAGGGGTACGAGGTGGTCGACGTCGGTCCGCACGTCTTCGATCCGGAGGACGACTACCCGGCGTTCTGCCTGCACACGGCCGCCCGCGTGGTGGCCGACCCGGGCAGCCTCGGCGTCGTCATCGGCGGGTCCGGCAACGGCGAGCAGATCGCCGCGAACAAGGTCAAGGGCACCCGGGTCGGCCTGGCCTGGAACACCGAGACCGCCCGCCTGTCCCGCGAGCACAACGATGCCAACCTGGTCGGCATCGGCGCCCGGCAGCACACGCTGGACGAGGCGACCGCGATCGTCGAGGCGTTCCTGACCACGCCGTTCTCCAACAGCGAGCGGCACTCCCGGCGGATCGCGCAGGTCGCCGCGTACGAGACCTCCGGCACCCTGCCCGACCTGCCCAAGTAA
- a CDS encoding DUF1015 family protein: MTIVHPIDRAWITTGGTGAQNYDEFADDAEITAIIADNPRSALAVEMPHLAPETLGRSFAESLPAAVERLAEAKESGGYAPAEQVIVLYRIADPDGGNAAYGMYCMVDTAQISTSPEEPGLVIRNEDVFIEKVRERVELATTLRHLLSPVLLLQTGTGDRLHEALERAVTDAGEPAATDVDPAGRVHAIWTVPAGPVRDELCAIAGGGELVVADGNHRSLAAQLGGYPRFLAVITTPESLVIAPYNRLIKLSIGVTELGDRLRAAGMQPEPVAGGPAVPVAGGTIQLYVGGETYSVKLPSESGGELVDTMDHALVERVLVHEVLGLDAGDKRIVYVGGDYPAEWLRAEVDAGRADLAVLIAPVTVDEFVAVNLARQKMPRKSTWFTPKARGGLVVAEI, translated from the coding sequence CATCGCCGACAACCCGCGCAGCGCTCTCGCCGTCGAGATGCCGCACCTCGCGCCCGAGACCCTGGGCCGTTCGTTCGCCGAGTCCCTGCCGGCCGCCGTCGAACGGCTGGCCGAGGCGAAGGAGTCCGGCGGCTACGCCCCCGCCGAGCAGGTGATCGTCCTCTACCGGATCGCGGACCCGGACGGTGGCAACGCCGCCTACGGGATGTACTGCATGGTCGACACCGCGCAGATCTCGACCAGCCCGGAGGAGCCGGGCCTGGTGATCCGCAACGAAGACGTGTTCATCGAGAAGGTCCGCGAGCGCGTCGAGCTCGCCACCACGCTGCGCCACCTGCTCTCCCCGGTGCTGCTGCTGCAGACCGGCACCGGCGACCGGCTGCACGAGGCGCTGGAGCGCGCGGTGACGGACGCGGGCGAGCCCGCCGCCACCGACGTCGACCCGGCCGGGCGCGTGCACGCGATCTGGACCGTGCCGGCCGGCCCGGTCCGGGACGAGCTGTGCGCGATCGCCGGCGGCGGCGAACTGGTCGTGGCGGACGGCAACCACCGCAGCCTGGCCGCGCAGCTCGGCGGCTACCCGCGCTTCCTCGCCGTGATCACCACGCCCGAGTCGCTGGTGATCGCGCCGTACAACCGGCTGATCAAGCTGTCCATCGGCGTCACCGAGCTCGGTGACCGGCTGCGCGCGGCCGGCATGCAGCCCGAGCCGGTCGCGGGCGGCCCGGCGGTCCCGGTCGCCGGCGGCACCATTCAGCTGTACGTCGGCGGCGAGACCTACAGCGTCAAGCTGCCCTCGGAGAGCGGCGGCGAGCTGGTCGACACCATGGACCACGCGCTGGTCGAGCGGGTGCTGGTGCACGAGGTGCTGGGCCTGGACGCCGGCGACAAGCGCATCGTCTACGTCGGCGGCGACTACCCGGCCGAGTGGCTGCGCGCCGAGGTCGACGCGGGCCGCGCCGACCTGGCCGTGCTGATCGCGCCGGTCACCGTGGACGAGTTCGTGGCGGTCAACCTGGCGCGGCAGAAGATGCCCCGCAAGAGCACCTGGTTCACCCCCAAGGCGCGCGGCGGCCTGGTCGTCGCGGAGATCTGA